Proteins encoded together in one Anaerotignum propionicum DSM 1682 window:
- a CDS encoding peroxiredoxin, translating into MKISLRDKFPEITVETTKGRIHLPDDYQGKWFVLFSHPADFTPVCTTEFVSFQKKKKQFDDLGVELIGLSVDSLESHEKWIQWIKENIYVQIEFPIIDDEKRNISETLGLIHPNEDDTAAVRAVIIVDHNGKVRTMLEYPKEIGRNIDEILRAVKALKLASIKKVFSPANWPHNEIIGDKVLFHRGENDVPVLDKERGIYSLSDWFVYKNLDEQE; encoded by the coding sequence ATGAAAATATCACTGAGAGACAAATTTCCTGAAATAACAGTAGAAACAACAAAGGGAAGGATTCATTTGCCAGATGATTATCAAGGAAAATGGTTTGTGTTGTTTAGTCACCCGGCAGATTTTACTCCAGTATGTACTACTGAATTTGTTTCTTTCCAAAAGAAAAAGAAACAGTTTGATGATTTAGGCGTTGAATTAATTGGATTAAGTGTGGATAGTTTAGAGTCTCATGAGAAATGGATTCAATGGATAAAAGAAAATATTTATGTTCAAATAGAATTTCCTATTATTGATGATGAGAAGAGAAATATTTCTGAAACCCTTGGCTTAATTCATCCAAACGAAGATGATACAGCGGCAGTTAGAGCAGTAATTATTGTAGATCATAATGGAAAAGTAAGAACTATGTTGGAATATCCGAAAGAGATAGGAAGAAATATTGATGAAATATTGAGAGCGGTGAAAGCATTAAAACTGGCGTCTATTAAGAAAGTTTTTTCTCCGGCAAATTGGCCTCATAATGAAATTATTGGAGACAAGGTTTTATTTCATAGAGGAGAAAATGATGTTCCGGTATTAGACAAGGAAAGAGGGATCTATAGTTTATCCGACTGGTTTGTGTATAAGAATTTAGACGAGCAAGAGTAA
- the pepD gene encoding beta-Ala-His dipeptidase has protein sequence MKRILENIEPCYVFRYFEDLTRIPRGSGNEDMVCEYLIKFAKDHEFTYYKDDMKNVLINVPATPGYENHPVIILQAHTDMVCEKNEETIHDFTKDPIKIEIEGDKVIAKETTLGADDGMGIALAMALATDPEAAHPALEIVCTSDEERGMSGVEFFDASVLKGRTLINLDADDEGVFVVGCAGGPVIRTEIPVVWENVTDEFIPVQIKIAGLKGGHSGEDIHRGRGNSNILLNRILRRIESAMHYYISEVSGGLQYNAIPREAEATIFVPNKNLEEVLKIVNEMTAIFKNEYYLIEDDMKISVEKVVAVSRRVLSKESQKGFMNFITFSECGITRMNLQLDGVVESSVSVGVVRTEADKLIVMTMTRSSMKSMYMEMYYKIVKLAQEVKGKIQILNNCPEWEFNPKSEVKQLFEKTYEEIFDKKPKVTVLHAGLECGIFAKKIPEYVDMIAVGPDIRDLHTPGEYVLISSVQRFYKFFKEVFKLL, from the coding sequence ATGAAAAGAATTTTAGAAAATATTGAACCTTGCTATGTATTTCGTTACTTTGAAGATCTTACAAGAATACCAAGAGGTTCGGGCAACGAAGATATGGTGTGTGAATATCTTATAAAGTTTGCAAAGGATCATGAATTTACATATTATAAAGATGACATGAAAAATGTGTTAATCAATGTTCCTGCAACCCCAGGTTATGAAAATCACCCAGTTATTATTCTTCAAGCACATACCGACATGGTTTGTGAAAAAAATGAAGAAACAATACATGATTTTACAAAGGATCCAATCAAAATAGAAATAGAGGGTGACAAAGTCATTGCTAAAGAAACAACTTTAGGTGCAGATGATGGTATGGGTATTGCGTTAGCAATGGCGTTAGCAACTGATCCCGAAGCTGCTCATCCAGCTTTGGAAATTGTTTGTACAAGTGATGAAGAAAGAGGAATGTCTGGTGTTGAATTCTTTGATGCCTCTGTGTTAAAGGGAAGGACGCTAATCAACCTTGATGCTGATGATGAAGGAGTGTTTGTAGTTGGCTGTGCAGGGGGGCCAGTGATAAGAACAGAAATCCCTGTTGTATGGGAAAATGTTACAGATGAGTTTATTCCTGTACAAATTAAAATTGCAGGTTTAAAAGGAGGTCATTCTGGCGAGGATATTCATCGGGGTAGAGGAAATTCGAATATACTACTCAATAGAATATTAAGAAGAATTGAAAGTGCTATGCATTATTATATCTCTGAAGTTAGTGGTGGCCTTCAGTATAATGCTATTCCACGAGAAGCGGAAGCTACAATATTTGTACCTAACAAAAATTTAGAAGAAGTATTGAAAATTGTGAACGAAATGACAGCTATATTTAAAAACGAATATTATTTGATTGAAGATGATATGAAAATTAGTGTGGAAAAAGTAGTCGCCGTTTCCAGAAGGGTTTTATCCAAAGAATCTCAGAAGGGTTTTATGAATTTTATTACATTTTCGGAATGTGGAATTACGAGGATGAATCTCCAGCTTGACGGAGTGGTGGAAAGCTCTGTAAGTGTTGGAGTTGTGCGTACTGAAGCTGACAAGCTTATTGTGATGACAATGACAAGAAGCTCTATGAAAAGTATGTATATGGAAATGTATTATAAGATTGTAAAATTAGCCCAAGAGGTAAAAGGTAAAATACAAATTCTGAACAATTGTCCCGAATGGGAGTTCAATCCTAAATCTGAAGTGAAACAACTATTTGAAAAAACATATGAGGAAATATTTGATAAAAAGCCTAAGGTGACTGTTTTGCATGCTGGTCTTGAATGCGGTATATTCGCAAAGAAAATTCCTGAATATGTGGATATGATAGCTGTTGGACCTGATATTCGTGATTTACATACACCAGGTGAATATGTTCTCATTTCTTCTGTGCAAAGATTTTATAAGTTTTTTAAAGAGGTATTTAAACTATTGTAA
- a CDS encoding sigma-54 interaction domain-containing protein, translating into MKFNKINFNDIVNTIGFYICMYDKEGIIRYYNLAFKNAYLHGSEAFVGKHFSSIENVEYQGVTGIKAVIETSEGQSYQKKIENLGLFYINTAPILHNGEINYIIETIATPFKAPILPVKEHVPEAPAQDMFLGDIKMQSILETISRISNFDSTILITGESGTGKSMLAKYIHSKSKRANKPFITINCAAIPENLIESELFGYVAGAFTGASQKGKKGLVEAADTGTLFLDEIGLLPLQLQSKFLQLIQEKTYTPIGALKSKTVDVRIISATNLNLKKQVMEHKFREDLFYRLRVIEFHMPPLRERVDAINPLIDYFLQLYNKTYHINKSITFETRKLLCSGGWSGNIRELQYVMERLVVTSRDDQITVGDIPSFHETDTVAENNEIKNIKFEDEVEAFEKELLFRYYSIYKSTYKLATAIGISQTKASRLLRKYNIQ; encoded by the coding sequence TTGAAATTTAATAAAATCAACTTTAATGATATTGTAAATACGATAGGTTTTTATATTTGTATGTATGATAAAGAAGGTATCATAAGATATTATAATTTGGCCTTTAAAAATGCTTATCTCCATGGTTCAGAAGCATTTGTAGGTAAACATTTTTCTTCTATTGAAAATGTTGAGTATCAAGGGGTTACTGGAATTAAAGCCGTCATTGAAACAAGTGAGGGGCAGTCTTATCAAAAAAAGATTGAAAATTTAGGGTTGTTTTATATTAATACTGCTCCCATATTACATAATGGTGAAATTAATTATATTATTGAAACAATTGCAACACCGTTTAAAGCACCCATCCTTCCAGTTAAAGAACATGTACCCGAAGCTCCTGCGCAAGATATGTTTTTAGGTGATATTAAAATGCAGTCTATCCTCGAAACAATAAGCAGAATATCTAATTTTGATTCTACAATTCTTATAACAGGTGAATCAGGGACAGGGAAAAGTATGTTGGCAAAATATATTCATTCAAAGAGCAAACGGGCAAATAAACCATTTATTACTATAAACTGTGCGGCTATCCCTGAAAATTTGATAGAATCAGAACTTTTTGGTTATGTCGCAGGTGCTTTTACAGGTGCAAGTCAAAAGGGGAAAAAAGGACTTGTTGAAGCAGCAGACACAGGAACCCTTTTTCTAGATGAAATAGGGTTATTGCCGCTGCAGCTTCAATCGAAGTTTTTACAGCTTATTCAGGAAAAAACTTACACCCCCATTGGTGCTTTAAAGTCTAAAACGGTAGATGTAAGGATTATTTCTGCAACTAATCTTAATCTAAAAAAACAAGTAATGGAGCATAAGTTTCGTGAAGATTTATTCTATCGTTTAAGGGTAATTGAATTTCATATGCCCCCCTTACGAGAACGTGTTGATGCCATTAATCCTCTTATAGATTACTTTTTGCAGTTATATAACAAAACATACCACATAAACAAAAGTATTACCTTTGAAACAAGGAAGTTGCTTTGTTCTGGGGGATGGAGTGGAAACATACGGGAGTTACAGTACGTTATGGAAAGACTAGTTGTGACTTCGCGTGACGATCAGATTACTGTTGGGGATATTCCAAGCTTCCATGAGACAGATACTGTCGCAGAAAATAATGAAATAAAAAACATTAAATTTGAAGATGAAGTAGAAGCCTTTGAAAAAGAGTTGCTTTTTAGATATTATTCAATATACAAAAGTACCTATAAATTGGCAACTGCCATTGGCATAAGTCAGACAAAAGCATCTAGGCTTCTCCGAAAATATAATATTCAATAA
- a CDS encoding DDE-type integrase/transposase/recombinase, whose protein sequence is MDLFSRKVIAWHISGRPNVDLVITVFKKAYENRKAPYGLMFHSDRGSQYTAFSFRELLDSLDVVQSFSKKGYPFENACCKVSSNI, encoded by the coding sequence ATGGATCTCTTTTCCCGTAAAGTAATTGCATGGCATATTTCTGGCAGACCAAATGTTGACCTGGTAATCACTGTTTTCAAAAAAGCGTATGAAAATAGAAAGGCTCCTTACGGGCTTATGTTCCATTCTGATCGAGGATCTCAATATACTGCCTTTTCTTTTCGGGAGCTGTTAGATTCTCTTGATGTTGTGCAATCATTTTCTAAAAAGGGCTATCCTTTTGAAAATGCATGTTGCAAAGTTTCTTCAAATATCTAA
- a CDS encoding DMT family transporter codes for MVIFNKKCKHIIGLENSVLQLIISFLTVTVFILIKSGFALQISSNDWVWILTLDLFNTGIGCYFYFSSINNLPVQTVAICGYLEPLSAVIFSVIFLTENISHTQMLGAIMIIGGAILGEFFPLKTYISKIKVTRKLIKKYVLKTVSKLKILV; via the coding sequence ATGGTTATTTTTAATAAGAAATGTAAACACATAATAGGATTGGAAAACTCCGTACTACAGCTTATTATAAGTTTCCTTACCGTTACCGTGTTTATTCTAATTAAAAGCGGCTTCGCCCTACAAATTAGCAGCAACGATTGGGTTTGGATATTGACACTTGATCTTTTTAATACAGGTATTGGTTGCTATTTTTATTTTTCTTCTATTAACAATTTGCCAGTGCAGACGGTTGCAATTTGCGGGTATCTGGAGCCCCTTTCTGCGGTTATATTTTCGGTGATATTCCTTACCGAAAATATCTCACACACTCAAATGCTCGGTGCAATCATGATTATAGGCGGTGCAATTTTAGGAGAGTTCTTCCCTTTAAAAACATATATTTCAAAAATAAAGGTAACTCGAAAGCTTATAAAAAAATATGTATTAAAAACAGTATCTAAACTCAAAATTTTAGTATAA
- a CDS encoding YfcC family protein gives MKEKKKIKMPSSFAIIIGIIILVAILSWILPGGAYDYVDPTASKLQPIAGTFHITQSNPQGLGAIILAPVNGFMDSVDIILYTLVIGGFLAVVMKTGAIDAGIGHTIRKLKGREKLLIPILMCIFSFAGAAFGIEEETLPFFPVLIPVLLAAGYDTLVGLSVIKMGAALGVMGSIANPFAVAIASRFAGISIGDGILVRIVLLAIYIPAGIIFTMNYAEKVRKDPTKSLVYAQAEENKKFFLKDADYDNLPELTGKRKLTLVVFLISFLIMLWGVLPWEDLGIAFIPTMYWWFGELSGIFIAAAIVVAIINQMNEDDFIDTFINGAKDLLSVAIIIGVARGVAVIMNDAMITDTILHAGELLLMNASSVVFSVATYVIYLVLSFFVPSSSGLATLSMGIVAPLADFANVGREIVVIAYAAANSMIALVAPTSGLLMGVLTMTKTSYSIWMKFVGKFLFVIALATIGVLVAATLIMA, from the coding sequence ATGAAAGAAAAGAAAAAAATCAAAATGCCGTCATCATTTGCAATTATTATAGGTATTATAATTCTAGTTGCAATACTATCATGGATATTACCGGGGGGTGCATATGATTATGTAGATCCGACAGCTTCAAAGCTTCAGCCTATTGCAGGAACATTCCATATTACCCAATCAAATCCACAGGGACTGGGAGCAATTATATTGGCACCTGTTAACGGCTTTATGGATTCGGTAGATATTATTCTTTATACACTTGTTATAGGTGGTTTCTTAGCAGTTGTTATGAAAACCGGTGCAATTGATGCAGGAATAGGGCATACGATTAGAAAGCTCAAAGGTCGTGAAAAACTTTTGATTCCTATTTTAATGTGCATCTTCTCCTTTGCTGGGGCAGCTTTTGGAATTGAAGAAGAAACTCTTCCATTTTTCCCTGTACTCATACCAGTTCTTTTGGCAGCGGGGTATGATACCTTAGTCGGTTTAAGTGTAATTAAAATGGGGGCAGCGCTCGGTGTTATGGGATCAATTGCAAATCCTTTTGCAGTGGCTATTGCAAGCCGCTTTGCCGGTATTTCCATTGGCGATGGTATTTTAGTAAGAATTGTTCTTCTTGCAATTTATATACCGGCCGGCATCATATTTACGATGAATTATGCTGAAAAAGTGCGCAAGGACCCAACAAAGTCTCTTGTGTATGCTCAAGCAGAAGAAAATAAAAAATTTTTTCTAAAAGATGCAGATTATGACAATCTTCCGGAACTTACTGGAAAACGAAAACTTACACTTGTTGTATTTTTAATTTCATTTCTTATTATGCTTTGGGGTGTACTTCCTTGGGAAGACCTTGGTATTGCATTTATTCCTACGATGTACTGGTGGTTTGGTGAACTTTCAGGAATATTCATCGCCGCTGCTATTGTTGTTGCAATAATTAACCAAATGAATGAGGATGATTTCATTGATACATTTATTAATGGTGCAAAAGATCTGCTTAGTGTTGCCATAATTATTGGCGTAGCACGTGGAGTAGCTGTTATTATGAACGATGCTATGATTACAGATACTATCCTTCATGCCGGGGAACTACTTTTAATGAATGCTTCTTCTGTGGTTTTCTCAGTAGCTACATACGTTATTTATTTGGTGCTTTCATTCTTTGTTCCCTCAAGTTCCGGTCTTGCAACATTATCAATGGGTATCGTAGCACCGCTTGCGGATTTCGCAAATGTAGGTAGAGAAATTGTAGTTATCGCATACGCAGCTGCAAACTCGATGATTGCTCTAGTTGCACCAACAAGTGGTCTTTTGATGGGCGTACTTACAATGACAAAAACATCTTATAGTATATGGATGAAGTTTGTAGGAAAATTTCTATTTGTTATCGCTTTAGCAACTATAGGTGTACTTGTAGCTGCTACTCTCATTATGGCATAG
- a CDS encoding transposase, whose translation MTARKKYTTEQIVLILKKVKVLCSQGKSIAEACRQNEISEQTYYR comes from the coding sequence ATTACGGCTAGAAAAAAATATACAACCGAGCAAATTGTTTTGATTCTCAAGAAAGTAAAAGTGCTTTGCTCTCAAGGAAAAAGCATTGCAGAAGCTTGTAGACAAAATGAAATTTCTGAACAAACATATTATCGTTGA
- the pepV gene encoding dipeptidase PepV, which translates to MNFKKEINDEREKIISSLQDLVKIISIQQEGSEGMPFGKEMNDALVYVLDLAENMGFHVKMLDGYCGYVEYGEEDLYIGVFSHVDICSAGDMWAVPPFEGRIIDNKIYGRGTMDNKGPLIAALYALKAVKESGRKLNKKVRLIIGTDEERYFKDMAHYLQIEKPPIAGFTLDGHFPVVYAEKGLAMLEYRGDFPQNDDERIVYLKGGTVENTVPGYCEAFLSTNRPEEIVTNLSKFAIENRHNMSARIVENGVVIESYGMETHSMALEMGINSICPMISFLYRIGFGKGQVRGLITFLNDYLGHDIYGEKLGVDYSDSFSGKLTINFGIIEFDGENAVIRLDIRYPVTCDFVETLERLKHIFDSNGFKEYERSYWDPVYFPKEHFLIEALLKAYRQVTKDKSEPIVSGSGSYSKVIPNVAAFGAIFPGGNQAWHRVNEYIEIDSLIKMTEIYAHAIYELVSL; encoded by the coding sequence ATGAATTTTAAAAAAGAAATAAACGATGAGAGGGAGAAAATTATTTCCTCCTTACAGGATTTAGTAAAGATTATAAGTATACAACAAGAAGGCTCTGAAGGAATGCCATTTGGCAAAGAAATGAACGATGCTCTTGTTTATGTATTAGATTTAGCGGAGAACATGGGATTTCATGTTAAAATGTTAGATGGGTATTGTGGATATGTGGAATACGGAGAAGAAGATTTATATATAGGCGTTTTTAGTCATGTAGATATTTGTAGCGCAGGAGATATGTGGGCGGTGCCGCCGTTTGAAGGTCGTATTATAGATAACAAAATATATGGTAGAGGTACTATGGATAACAAAGGGCCGCTTATTGCTGCATTATATGCTCTTAAAGCAGTTAAGGAATCAGGAAGAAAATTGAATAAAAAAGTTAGACTTATCATTGGCACCGATGAAGAGCGTTATTTTAAAGATATGGCTCATTACTTGCAAATTGAAAAGCCTCCCATTGCAGGCTTTACACTAGATGGTCATTTTCCTGTTGTATATGCAGAAAAAGGTCTTGCTATGCTTGAATACCGTGGTGATTTTCCACAAAACGATGATGAACGAATCGTTTATTTAAAAGGGGGCACTGTTGAAAACACTGTCCCAGGATACTGTGAAGCGTTTTTAAGCACGAACCGTCCGGAAGAAATCGTAACGAACCTTTCTAAATTTGCAATAGAAAACAGACACAATATGTCTGCAAGAATTGTAGAAAATGGAGTCGTGATAGAATCATATGGTATGGAAACACACAGTATGGCCCTGGAAATGGGTATAAATTCCATATGTCCGATGATCAGCTTTTTGTATAGAATCGGTTTTGGAAAAGGACAGGTAAGAGGACTTATTACGTTCCTAAATGATTATCTAGGCCATGATATCTACGGCGAAAAGCTAGGTGTAGACTACAGTGATAGTTTCTCAGGGAAACTGACGATAAACTTTGGCATTATAGAGTTTGACGGTGAAAATGCAGTGATTAGACTAGATATTCGGTATCCGGTTACATGCGATTTTGTAGAAACTCTAGAGAGGCTTAAGCATATTTTTGATTCAAATGGATTTAAGGAATACGAACGTTCTTACTGGGATCCTGTTTATTTCCCAAAAGAACATTTTTTAATCGAAGCCCTTTTAAAAGCATACAGACAGGTAACCAAAGATAAATCTGAACCTATAGTTAGTGGAAGTGGAAGTTATTCAAAGGTAATTCCTAATGTTGCTGCTTTTGGAGCAATCTTCCCAGGAGGAAACCAGGCATGGCATAGAGTAAATGAATATATTGAAATTGACAGTCTAATAAAAATGACTGAAATATATGCGCATGCTATTTATGAATTAGTATCACTCTAG
- a CDS encoding IS3 family transposase, with protein sequence MKRFQITQRQACRTLNVHRNSIRYQPVVRDDEEELVKEIIELATNFGRKGYRMVTDILRNRGYKISYKKVARIWQREGLKRPKKQTKKRRIFGSDGNCVRLRAMHKNHGFKKQTLLFTLEISKPILTMIILQLLI encoded by the coding sequence ATGAAAAGATTTCAAATAACACAAAGACAGGCTTGTCGGACGTTAAATGTACACCGCAATTCAATAAGATACCAACCTGTCGTAAGGGATGACGAAGAAGAACTAGTAAAAGAAATCATTGAACTAGCCACAAATTTTGGACGCAAAGGTTATCGTATGGTAACAGATATACTACGAAATCGAGGATATAAAATCAGTTATAAAAAAGTCGCTCGTATCTGGCAACGAGAAGGGCTCAAGCGCCCAAAAAAGCAAACAAAAAAACGTAGAATCTTTGGTTCTGATGGGAATTGCGTACGCCTTAGAGCAATGCATAAAAATCATGGATTTAAAAAGCAAACTTTACTTTTTACTTTGGAAATATCAAAACCAATACTAACCATGATTATTCTCCAGTTATTAATATAG
- a CDS encoding HD domain-containing phosphohydrolase, which yields MFKFINNIKFKAKLNVFVALIFSLIILVSAILLYNAYLGKQDDLEFIDQTIRNNYDRNIKDQVDNVITLLDGIYEKYDSGELTFAEAQTLGADLVRDLRYDGEGYFWIDTIDGVNVVLLGSDTEGTNRYNFFDSNGVPVVKKCIKIALESESGYIDYWFPKANQTQPVMKRGYVKLFVPFNWVVGTGNYIDDINKSIEDKRKDIDTAFQNQIFAISVLFLLLIIGTISLVSFFAKSITIPLQKTTHLANLISNGVLDEHIDNNIKKRKDEIGQLATSIEKMRNSIKQLIDALTENAKMLELEKELFGTTLKSIGDAVISTDQNENIVLMNTVSEELTGWKQEEASGKPFEEVFKIINEYTREKCVNPVTKALQLKKVVSLENHAVLITKNGDGIPIEDSASPITDMNGNIIGAVLVFRDVTDQKEKQKKIEYLSYHDQLTGLFNRHFFAEEIKRLDVDRNLPFTIAMVDVNGLKLTNDAFGHEVGDLLLQSVAKVLKSECRAEDIVSRIGGDEFVILLPRTSSVEAELIIKRIYKAMELQKVDNVVISASIGWETKESSHDDIREVFAKAEDFMYRKKITESQSMRNQTIKVIMHTLHEANAREKIHSERVSKLCRKIGEAMKLDNEVIKELELAGLMHDIGKIAINNDILNKPGKLTEAEYEEVKKHPEISYHILKSADVYTRLAEYVLSHHERWDGKGYPRGLSGEDIPLVSRIITVADAYEAMTAIRTYKGAFSHEQAIEELKRCSGTQFDPEIVHACQKYCWTRKGEF from the coding sequence TTGTTTAAATTTATTAATAATATTAAATTTAAAGCAAAACTAAATGTTTTTGTAGCGTTGATTTTTTCTTTAATAATATTAGTATCCGCTATTTTGCTATACAATGCGTACCTTGGAAAACAAGATGATCTTGAGTTTATTGATCAAACCATTCGGAACAATTATGACAGAAATATAAAAGACCAAGTAGATAATGTAATCACCTTGCTGGATGGCATTTATGAAAAATATGATTCTGGCGAGCTTACTTTTGCAGAGGCACAGACCTTAGGTGCTGATTTAGTACGTGATCTTAGATATGATGGGGAAGGCTATTTTTGGATTGACACAATAGATGGAGTCAATGTGGTACTGCTTGGTTCCGATACAGAAGGAACTAACCGCTATAATTTCTTCGATTCTAACGGAGTTCCCGTTGTAAAGAAATGTATAAAAATTGCTTTGGAATCCGAAAGCGGATATATAGATTATTGGTTTCCTAAAGCAAACCAAACTCAACCTGTCATGAAAAGGGGTTATGTAAAACTGTTTGTACCTTTTAATTGGGTTGTGGGAACCGGAAATTATATTGATGACATTAATAAATCAATTGAAGATAAAAGAAAGGACATTGACACTGCCTTTCAAAATCAAATTTTTGCAATTTCCGTTTTGTTTTTGCTACTTATTATAGGCACCATTTCTTTAGTTTCTTTTTTCGCAAAGAGTATTACAATACCATTACAAAAGACTACTCATTTGGCAAATTTGATTTCTAATGGGGTTTTGGACGAGCACATCGATAATAACATTAAAAAGAGAAAGGATGAGATTGGTCAACTCGCTACTTCAATTGAAAAGATGAGAAATTCAATTAAACAGTTAATTGATGCATTAACAGAAAATGCAAAAATGCTTGAACTGGAAAAAGAGCTCTTTGGGACGACTCTTAAGTCAATTGGCGATGCAGTGATTTCTACAGACCAAAACGAAAATATAGTATTAATGAATACTGTTTCCGAAGAATTAACTGGCTGGAAACAGGAAGAGGCATCTGGTAAACCTTTTGAGGAAGTATTCAAGATAATTAATGAATACACACGAGAAAAATGTGTGAATCCAGTGACAAAAGCTTTGCAACTTAAAAAAGTTGTTTCTCTTGAAAATCATGCTGTTCTTATCACGAAAAACGGGGATGGGATTCCTATTGAAGACAGTGCTTCTCCCATTACAGATATGAATGGAAATATCATTGGTGCAGTTTTGGTATTTAGAGATGTTACTGACCAAAAAGAAAAACAGAAAAAAATAGAATACCTAAGTTATCATGATCAGTTGACAGGACTATTTAATAGGCATTTTTTTGCAGAAGAAATAAAACGATTAGATGTAGATAGAAATTTACCCTTTACTATTGCAATGGTAGATGTCAACGGCCTTAAGCTTACAAATGATGCCTTTGGTCACGAAGTTGGAGATTTGCTTTTGCAAAGTGTAGCAAAGGTTTTGAAAAGCGAATGTAGAGCAGAGGATATTGTTTCAAGAATTGGTGGCGATGAATTTGTCATATTGCTTCCACGAACGAGTTCAGTCGAGGCAGAGTTAATCATCAAAAGGATATACAAGGCTATGGAACTTCAGAAGGTAGATAATGTTGTAATTTCTGCTTCCATTGGTTGGGAAACAAAAGAAAGTAGTCATGATGATATTAGGGAAGTGTTTGCTAAGGCTGAAGACTTTATGTACCGCAAGAAAATAACAGAGAGTCAGAGCATGCGAAATCAAACCATTAAAGTTATCATGCATACCCTTCATGAGGCGAATGCCCGAGAAAAGATACATTCAGAAAGAGTTAGTAAGTTGTGTCGCAAAATCGGTGAAGCAATGAAGTTAGATAATGAGGTCATAAAGGAACTAGAATTAGCAGGCTTAATGCACGATATTGGTAAGATTGCAATTAATAACGATATTTTAAATAAGCCAGGAAAACTTACAGAAGCCGAATATGAAGAAGTTAAAAAGCATCCTGAAATCAGTTATCATATTCTGAAATCGGCAGACGTGTATACAAGACTAGCTGAATATGTGCTTTCGCACCATGAGCGCTGGGATGGTAAGGGGTATCCAAGAGGTCTGTCAGGTGAAGATATACCTTTAGTTTCAAGAATTATAACCGTTGCAGATGCTTATGAGGCTATGACTGCAATTAGGACATATAAGGGTGCGTTTTCTCATGAACAAGCGATTGAAGAACTAAAAAGATGTTCAGGAACTCAGTTTGATCCTGAAATCGTTCATGCGTGTCAAAAATATTGTTGGACGAGGAAAGGCGAATTCTAA
- a CDS encoding GGDEF domain-containing protein produces MDNVNVLLEHLSVFKNLYEMVRIVDPINKRVIIDNKGYIPTVGNCFDLWKSKSYCSNCISMRAYNEENTFVKIEYNKEKIYMVIASPFNIGTNKYILELLKDITDCSIIENYVNKTVDEVQKIIEEMNNKIIKDELTGIYNKRYINERLPIDIIKNSNEKNSFSILMTDIDHFKFVNDNYGHLAGDKILVDFAYILSKSIREGIDWVARYGGEEFIIVLNYADNSIAYEIAEKIRRSIENNIFTYEGQEIKITASFGICTMPNDDMDWKANDMILLADKKLYEAKNTGRNKTVK; encoded by the coding sequence ATGGATAATGTAAATGTACTTCTAGAACATCTGTCTGTTTTCAAAAATTTATATGAAATGGTAAGAATAGTTGATCCTATAAATAAAAGAGTAATTATTGATAATAAAGGTTACATTCCTACAGTTGGTAATTGCTTTGACCTTTGGAAATCCAAGAGCTATTGTTCTAACTGTATATCGATGAGGGCATATAATGAAGAAAACACCTTTGTTAAAATAGAGTATAATAAAGAGAAAATTTACATGGTAATTGCTTCACCTTTTAACATTGGCACTAATAAATATATTTTGGAGCTATTAAAAGATATAACAGATTGTTCGATTATTGAAAATTATGTCAATAAAACAGTCGACGAGGTTCAAAAAATTATAGAAGAGATGAATAATAAAATTATTAAGGATGAGTTAACTGGCATATATAATAAAAGATACATTAATGAGAGATTACCTATTGATATAATAAAAAACAGCAATGAAAAAAATTCATTTTCAATTTTGATGACGGATATAGACCATTTTAAATTTGTTAATGATAATTATGGACATTTAGCTGGAGATAAAATTTTAGTTGACTTTGCATACATATTATCAAAATCGATACGAGAAGGAATTGATTGGGTAGCGAGATATGGAGGAGAGGAGTTTATTATTGTATTAAACTATGCCGATAATAGTATTGCTTATGAAATAGCGGAAAAAATCAGGAGAAGTATTGAAAATAATATATTTACTTACGAAGGGCAAGAAATAAAGATCACAGCTAGCTTTGGAATATGTACTATGCCTAATGATGACATGGATTGGAAGGCAAACGATATGATTTTGCTTGCTGATAAGAAGCTTTATGAGGCAAAAAATACTGGACGAAATAAGACTGTTAAATAG